tgtgtatttttttttaagattttatttatttatttgacagagagagatcacaagtaggcagagaggcaggcagagagagagaggaggaagcaggctccctgctgagcagagagcccgatgcgggacttgatcccaggaccctgagatcatgacctgagctgaaggcagcggctcaacccactaagccacccaggcgcccccagggagGCACTTTATTAAAAAAGCCCAGATGTGGACAGGATGGGCTGAGGCCTGGGAAGCTGATATTTGTGGCGGactgttggaggggaggtgggaagaatGCGAATAATTAGTATTATCCTTCACGCTAATTCGGATTTGGGATTCTAATGTAGTCCCATACTGCTATTGTTTTTTGAGGCAGCCAGAATTGTTTCCCCAAACTGACTCCGCCTCTACCACCAGGACCATTAAAATCTTTCTGCATACAGCCATATCCACACAACAGTTTTCAAGACTtggcaaggggtggggggtggaggagcagttagctggggagtgggaggaaggagggaagtaaTTTACATAGGTGAGTAAGTGGGTTGGGCACACCATGATGCTTTCTTCTATCAACCCTAAGTAATAGCTAATAATCATTTTATTACTAAGACTAGTTAAAATGTAATACCTCTTCCTAAATATGTCTATACCTATTCactagctattttattttattttaaagatttgtttattcatttgtttgagagagggagacagtccacaggaggggcagagagaggagataaGCAGATgcccactgagtgggaagcccaacaCAAGGCTGGATTTccggatgctgagatcatgacctgagctgaaagcaggagttggctgcttaaccaactgagccactcaggtgcctctatcattaaaaaaaggattacaggggcacctgggtggcttactgggttaagactctgccttcagctccagtcatgatctcagggtcctgggacggagccccgcatcgggctctttgctcagcagggagcctgcttccccctctttctgcctgcctgcttgtgatctctctctctctctctctgcctgcctctctgtctacttgtgatctctgtcaaataaataagcaaaatctttttaaaaaattaaaaaaacaaggattACAAAGATGTTTCAGACATATTAAGGAGTATATTAAATGAATAGCCAATCATACACGTAACCAACAATAATAGATGATGCCACAAACTGGCAATAAATAGCACATTCTAGGGCGCATGGgtactcagttggttaagcgtatgcctttggctgaggtcatgatctcagggtcctagaatcaagtcccacaccaggctctctgctcagtggggagtctgcttctccctctgccccttgtcccaccccccgctcatgcttgagttctctgtctctttctctgaaataaataaaatctttaaaaataataataacaacacatTCTATAAGCAAGGCCCAGAGCTAAATAGTCAGTGTGAATGATCacctttaatcctcacagcaatccTAAAAGTTGGGCTTCCGtgtttttaacttatttcttCATTGTGGTTGACAAACGGTGTTAGATtcgtttcaggtgtgcaacatggTGATTCGACAATTCTGTACATTGCACCATGCTCACCCAcgtaagtgtagttaccataaGGTCAGACTTCTTATTAATCTGTCTCTACTGagtaagaaactgaggcacagagaagttacagcacttgtccaagatcacataaCTGAAAGAGGCAGGAGTCAGATGTGAAGCCCGGGAAGCTGGCTCTGAGCGATGTCTCGGACAGAaggcaagggaagtgggagggcGGCTCAGAGAACTGATTCTAATTGACCCGTTTAGCCTCTGCAGGATTTATGACAAGAATGATATGACTACGGTTAAGAGAACCATCCCGGTGCCTGTGCGGAAAGTGTACTCTGGGAAGGCAACGGGGAGCGAGGAAGTGTGGAAGCTGGTCACACTGGCCGGAATGGGATGTGTGAGAGACTTGTGTTAGGTCTGTAGCAGCAGAAATGCTAGAAGTTGGAAGTGTGAAATATTTTGCAAAGGGTAAATACCAATTGACGACAGAATGAACTTGCGTACCCAGTCCCCATCAAGATGTCCCCCTGGGGCCACAATATTCAATCAGGCAGGAGAACGGAACCAGGTCAATCATCGGCCACTGGCATTTTCCCCTAATGACTGATGAaccaaaaaaatcatttgggTCCTTCAGCTGGGATGAAGGGAAGCTTGGAGCTTAAATCTCCatgaggaagagacagaaagtCCCTCGAGGCAAACAGTCCTTGAGAGAATctgaaatatacaaatataacagaAGCTGTCACCTCCAGTCCTAGGGAAAGTGGGGCTGCCTTTTCTTTGGCCTTCTGAAACACAAGAAGGGGTCTGGAAACCTAGCGCCTACCCCACATGTTCAAACTGCTGTTCTTAACCTGTCGGAGAGATGTAAATCAAATGTGTGTGagcccagccttttttttttttaagattttatttatttatttgacagagagagatcacgagtaggcagagaggcaggcagagagagagagaggaggaagcaggctccctgctgagcagagagcccgatgcgggacttgatcccaggaccctgagatcatgacctgagcggaaggcaatggcctaacccactgagagtcacccaggcgccccccagcatttttttccaagtaaaatataataaaagcaaaaattattgTGTATTGCTCATCCTAAGTGATATTTTGGGAAACTTTTGTTTCCACATTATCAGGACCTGTTAAGGGGGGTCGGGCCCCAAGTTAGAGCAGAAGGATGCAGGCCCCAAGTTAGAACAGAAGGAGGAGGCCTCTGAAATAAAATCATAGGGATCAAAAGAAAATATGGGGGGGGGGTACCAAAAATCAGATTGTTCCCCCACACCAGTGAGAGTTGAAAAGAAACAGGAGATGGcaattttgtgtttctttggaaCTGAAGTCCAAAGCAGATTCCTGAACATGTCCCAACCCAACCCTTCCAGAGCAGATGTCACCTCAGAACTGGCTGACtcagtaaattagaaaaaaaaaagaaaaaacaaaaaaacaaaaaaaaatccacaatccTAAAGGACCTGAATAGTTTGAAAAGGAGCCATGATGAGCATATGAGACTCCGATATGGAAATTGCAGCCTGAGACTACGTGCAcgtggttggggggaggggcgcaAGCTTCCGCTGGAACGTGAGAGGAGGACCAAACAGAACTAAACACGAAAACATCAAACATTTCAGAGatttaattgcaaaaaaaaaaaaaaaactaaaattctaacactaaaaaataaattcaaaaggaaCGTGGAGAACATTTTTTGGTGAGTATCTATTTACGAGTTGATGCCGTTGATAAGAATTCCTACAAAATTCAGCTTCAGTGGCCTGAGACTGGAAGATGTTCTTTCCTTCCAGAAGGCGGGTTTTGCATGCACAGCAGCACCTGGTAGGTGGAAGGGCGGGGGTCCAGTCTTCTCAACAGTCATTTCCCTCATTATATAACTGATTCCAGAAGGTTTGGAATCTTAGCAGCCTGACATTCTCTGAGCCTTTTGGCACCTTCCTGCCTGCTATACACAACACACTCCTTTGACAGCTCCACAAAAGGCCAATGAcggaaatgggcaaaggaaaatTCCCATTAGAACAAATATGAATCACTGTTAACTATAGCGATCTCTAAGTCCTGTCTTTCAGCTGTgtttgggagaaaataaaaatgagaaacatcATTCTTTCCTAGTTTCTCACTGAAACTTCATGTCAAAATACTTTACACTgattgtttcattcttttcccctAGATAGCTGTCATTATCAGGAATTTCATCATAGAAAAGgcatgaaataatgaaaaaaaaatcgtTTCTactcacaaaatattttatttaacttacaATTTAAAATTTCCCATTGTATTTAgtacaaaataaatgcacagcTCTGTCTAATCGTCACAACTATTTGAGAAATTTGGCCCCACTTGAAGACTAGGAAAGCTGAAGCTTGGAGCACTTAATAACATCCCCTAAAATCCCATAGTTCTTTAGCTACAAAGTCTATAAAATATAGCCTAAAAATTGGTTAGTTGCCATGTCTACAAAATCTATTCTTACAAATCCTTCTACTATAGTGCGTTTTCTCTCCCTGGGTCATTCTGACATTATTCAGGTTAAAGGTCTCATTCATTCACCTCCGAGAAAGCTGCTAGAAGTGCTAAGTTTCTCATGAACAGATTTTCAGGGAGGCACCCCTGTCACCTTCTCTAGGCAACTCAGGACAGAAGAATGGACGCAAAGGCTCCAAACATGAGAGACAACTATATGTATAGATGAGGGCATTTTCTCTAGCATCAAAAAATTTGAGTTCTTCCAATTCAACATCTAAAAAAATCCCTACGTGGCTAAGTTTGGGGCTTgcaggaattctgatttctgggATGGAGCTGGTACAGATTGTTCCTGCCTTCAGGCTGATCAACCAGAAGCCATGCTCAACAGAGAAACCGCCCTTCCTCTTTCTGTCGACTGATGCCTTACAGATCCCCAGAGTCCACTCCTTCCCGTCTCCCACCTCGACCTCCCAGTAATGGCAGCCAGAGGAGAAGTATGGTGTGCCCAGGACACAGGTCAGGTAGGTGAATCTCTGGGAATCTTCCACTGGGTTGTGGCAGATCTTCCCACACCAAACATTCCTTAGGTCATCAGAGAGGACAAGGAAGGGGTTGGCAGTGCTTCTATCCAGAGTCATATCCTCCTGGAATCTCAGCAACTCTTTGCTCACGTGCAGACTTTTC
This genomic interval from Neovison vison isolate M4711 chromosome 1, ASM_NN_V1, whole genome shotgun sequence contains the following:
- the RFPL4B gene encoding ret finger protein-like 4B encodes the protein MAQSLQEEVTCPVCLEIFSCPVLLSCEHVFCFHCMQRWMLEHRDLKLTCPMCRGVTESPPLEEWQIRALSLLIRQHSGLLMKSLHVSKELLRFQEDMTLDRSTANPFLVLSDDLRNVWCGKICHNPVEDSQRFTYLTCVLGTPYFSSGCHYWEVEVGDGKEWTLGICKASVDRKRKGGFSVEHGFWLISLKAGTICTSSIPEIRIPASPKLSHVGIFLDVELEELKFFDARENALIYTYSCLSCLEPLRPFFCPELPREGDRGASLKICS